In Nitratireductor basaltis, the following are encoded in one genomic region:
- a CDS encoding 4-hydroxyproline epimerase, with protein MSTYTFPCIDGHTCGNPVRLVTGGAPLLKGANMLEKRAHFLADYDWIRTGLMFEPRGHDQMSGAILYPPTREDCDIAVLFIETSGCLPMCGHGTIGTVTIALEKGLVRPQVPGQLRLETPAGRVDVSYRQEGRFVEEVRLTNVPGFLHSEGLTAELEGVGEIVVDVAYGGNFYAIVEPQKNFRDMEDFTASELIGLSPKLRRALNEKYEFVHPEHPAINGLSHILWTGKPRDPEAHARNAVFYGDKAIDRSPCGTGTSARMAQLAAKGKLKEGDDFVHESIIGSLFKGRVEKMTEVAGRSAIIPSIAGWARVTGINTIFIDERDPFAHGFVVT; from the coding sequence ATGAGCACCTACACATTCCCCTGCATTGATGGTCACACCTGCGGCAATCCGGTGCGTCTGGTCACCGGCGGAGCGCCGCTGCTCAAAGGCGCGAACATGCTGGAAAAGCGCGCGCATTTCCTGGCCGATTATGACTGGATCCGCACCGGCCTGATGTTCGAGCCGCGCGGGCACGACCAGATGTCAGGCGCCATTCTCTATCCGCCGACGCGGGAGGATTGCGATATCGCGGTGCTGTTCATCGAGACTTCCGGCTGCCTGCCCATGTGCGGGCATGGCACGATTGGCACGGTGACAATCGCGCTTGAAAAGGGCCTCGTGCGTCCGCAGGTGCCAGGCCAGTTGCGGCTTGAAACGCCTGCAGGCCGCGTCGATGTCAGCTACCGCCAGGAAGGCCGGTTCGTCGAAGAGGTTCGGCTGACCAATGTGCCGGGCTTCCTGCATTCGGAAGGCCTGACGGCTGAGTTGGAAGGTGTTGGCGAGATCGTGGTCGACGTCGCCTATGGTGGCAATTTCTATGCCATCGTCGAGCCGCAGAAGAACTTCCGTGACATGGAAGACTTCACCGCGTCGGAACTGATCGGTCTCAGCCCGAAACTGCGCCGCGCGCTCAACGAGAAATATGAGTTCGTTCATCCCGAACATCCCGCTATCAATGGCTTGAGCCACATCCTCTGGACGGGCAAACCACGCGATCCTGAAGCTCATGCACGCAATGCTGTGTTCTATGGCGACAAGGCGATTGACCGGTCGCCCTGTGGCACCGGCACCTCCGCGCGCATGGCGCAGCTTGCGGCCAAGGGCAAGCTGAAGGAAGGCGATGATTTCGTGCATGAGAGCATCATCGGGTCCCTCTTCAAGGGACGCGTTGAGAAGATGACGGAAGTGGCCGGCAGGTCTGCGATCATCCCGTCAATTGCCGGTTGGGCGCGGGTGACGGGCATCAACACGATCTTCATCGATGAGCGTGATCCTTTCGCACACGGCTTTGTCGTCACATGA
- a CDS encoding aconitase X — MTEYEGGKLIAPAEVQAAILALSEGLSFWGGVDPNSGHIRDAYHPACGESLAGRIVMMPTSRGSCTGSGVLLELALNGHAPAALVFRESEDILTLGALIAGRMFDRHLAVLRLPAESYDALAACSEAAIHEDRVEAEGLSIPLERVDASALELTAADRAMLDGQEGEAVQLAMEMICTMAASQGAKALVDVTRGHIDGCIYASHANLRFAEAMLDLGAGVRIPTTMNAISVDFGNWQAQGVDPEFGQPASRLAQAYVDMGARASFTCAPYLLDDAPTMGEAIAWAESNAVIYANSVLGARTVKHPDFMDLFIAMTGRAPMSGVYADDARRARLIINVELPSRHDDAFWPMMGWVAGRLAPDCIPLIRGLEAAAPDEDDLKALCAAFGTTSAGPMLHVAGVTPEADNAALPDAREVSVGPADLLEAWTAFNQGGEQVELVAFGSPHFSIAECGKLAELLEGRQCKTGTTAIVTLGRDALATVQADGTLARLRQAGVKVVADICWCSISEPVFPPEARNLMTNSGKYAHYAPGLSGRTVRFGSLAECAEAAVTGSAPKAPPVWLA, encoded by the coding sequence ATGACCGAGTATGAAGGCGGCAAGCTTATTGCTCCTGCCGAAGTGCAGGCCGCGATTCTCGCCCTCTCTGAGGGCCTGAGCTTCTGGGGTGGGGTTGATCCTAACAGCGGACATATACGCGACGCCTATCACCCCGCATGCGGCGAGAGCCTGGCGGGGCGGATCGTGATGATGCCGACCAGTCGCGGCTCATGCACCGGCAGCGGCGTACTTCTGGAACTTGCGCTCAACGGCCATGCGCCTGCCGCTCTCGTCTTCCGCGAGAGTGAGGATATCCTGACCTTGGGCGCGCTGATTGCAGGACGCATGTTCGACCGGCATCTCGCGGTGCTGCGCCTGCCTGCCGAAAGCTATGACGCGCTGGCCGCCTGTAGCGAGGCTGCGATCCATGAAGATCGCGTCGAGGCAGAGGGTCTGAGCATTCCGCTGGAGCGTGTCGATGCCTCCGCGCTCGAACTCACCGCGGCAGATCGTGCCATGCTGGACGGGCAGGAGGGCGAGGCCGTCCAGCTTGCCATGGAGATGATCTGCACGATGGCCGCTTCACAGGGCGCGAAAGCGCTGGTGGATGTGACGCGCGGTCATATCGACGGCTGCATCTATGCCAGCCACGCCAATCTGCGCTTTGCCGAAGCCATGCTGGACCTGGGTGCAGGTGTGCGCATCCCGACCACGATGAACGCGATCTCCGTCGATTTCGGCAACTGGCAGGCGCAGGGTGTCGATCCCGAATTCGGCCAGCCCGCATCGCGCCTGGCTCAGGCCTATGTCGATATGGGCGCACGCGCCAGCTTCACCTGTGCACCCTATCTTCTGGACGATGCGCCAACCATGGGCGAGGCCATTGCCTGGGCTGAATCCAATGCGGTTATCTATGCCAACAGCGTGCTTGGCGCGCGCACGGTCAAGCATCCCGATTTTATGGATCTATTCATCGCCATGACAGGCCGGGCGCCCATGTCTGGCGTCTATGCCGATGACGCAAGGCGGGCCAGACTGATCATCAATGTCGAGCTGCCCTCGAGGCATGACGATGCCTTCTGGCCGATGATGGGCTGGGTGGCTGGACGTCTTGCGCCCGACTGCATCCCGCTCATCCGTGGTCTTGAGGCGGCAGCACCCGATGAAGACGACCTGAAGGCGCTCTGCGCGGCCTTCGGCACGACATCGGCCGGGCCCATGCTTCATGTAGCGGGCGTGACCCCGGAAGCCGACAATGCAGCACTGCCAGATGCCCGGGAAGTCTCCGTTGGACCGGCGGACTTGCTGGAAGCCTGGACCGCCTTCAATCAGGGCGGCGAACAGGTGGAGCTTGTCGCCTTCGGCAGTCCTCACTTCTCAATCGCGGAATGCGGCAAGCTGGCGGAGCTTCTTGAGGGCCGCCAGTGCAAGACCGGTACGACTGCCATTGTGACACTTGGCCGTGATGCGCTTGCCACCGTGCAAGCCGACGGGACGCTCGCGCGCCTGAGACAGGCGGGCGTCAAGGTGGTGGCCGATATCTGCTGGTGCTCGATATCCGAGCCGGTCTTCCCGCCCGAGGCGCGCAATCTCATGACCAATTCGGGCAAATACGCCCATTACGCGCCGGGCCTTTCGGGCCGAACCGTGCGTTTCGGCAGCCTTGCGGAATGTGCCGAGGCGGCGGTCACCGGTTCTGCGCCCAAGGCCCCCCCAGTCTGGCTCGCCTGA
- a CDS encoding trans-3-hydroxy-L-proline dehydratase, whose translation MRSSKTVHVISAHAEGEVGDVIVGGVTPPPGETLWEQSRFIARDETLRNFVLNEPRGGVFRHVNLLVPPKDPRADAAFIIMEPEDTPPMSGSNSICVSTVLLDGGILPMSEPVTELTLEAPGGLVKVRAECRNGKAERIFVQNLPSFAARLDADLEVEGIGTLKVDTAYGGDSFVFVDAQALGFTHSPDEAHDMARLGVKITAAANEALGFDHPDNPDWKHISFCLFAGPVMREGNELRANAAVAIRPGKIDRSPTGTALSARMAVLHARGQMTKDDRLTAVSLIGSTFTGRIVSETEVGGKLAIVPELSGRGWITGIHQHMLDPDDPWPEGYRLSDTWGAR comes from the coding sequence ATGCGCAGTTCGAAGACGGTTCACGTTATATCCGCTCATGCCGAGGGCGAAGTCGGTGATGTAATTGTCGGCGGCGTAACCCCACCGCCCGGCGAAACCCTCTGGGAACAAAGCCGCTTCATTGCCCGCGACGAAACCTTGCGCAATTTCGTGTTGAACGAGCCGCGTGGCGGTGTCTTTCGCCACGTGAACCTGCTGGTGCCGCCAAAGGACCCACGCGCGGATGCGGCCTTCATCATCATGGAGCCGGAAGACACTCCGCCCATGTCCGGCTCGAACTCTATCTGCGTTTCCACCGTGCTTCTGGATGGCGGTATCCTGCCAATGAGCGAGCCGGTGACGGAGCTGACACTGGAGGCACCGGGCGGGCTGGTGAAGGTGCGCGCGGAGTGCCGCAACGGCAAGGCGGAACGCATATTTGTGCAGAACCTGCCGAGTTTTGCAGCGCGTCTCGACGCCGATCTCGAGGTGGAGGGCATCGGCACGCTGAAGGTCGACACAGCCTATGGCGGTGACAGCTTCGTGTTCGTCGATGCTCAAGCGCTGGGCTTTACCCATTCGCCCGACGAAGCGCATGACATGGCAAGGCTTGGCGTGAAGATTACCGCCGCTGCCAATGAGGCGCTGGGCTTCGATCATCCGGACAATCCGGACTGGAAACATATCTCTTTCTGCCTCTTTGCCGGGCCGGTCATGCGCGAGGGCAATGAACTGCGCGCCAATGCAGCTGTCGCGATCCGACCGGGCAAGATCGATCGCTCGCCGACCGGCACCGCACTCAGCGCCCGCATGGCCGTGCTGCATGCGCGGGGGCAGATGACGAAGGATGATCGGCTGACCGCCGTCTCCCTGATCGGTTCAACATTCACGGGTCGGATCGTGAGCGAGACGGAAGTGGGCGGGAAGCTGGCCATCGTTCCCGAGCTTTCGGGACGCGGCTGGATCACCGGCATTCACCAGCACATGCTGGACCCGGACGATCCGTGGCCGGAAGGCTACCGGCTAAGCGACACCTGGGGTGCGCGCTGA
- a CDS encoding Zn-dependent hydrolase — MGVNAQARVDLDRFWDTIQTSARIGVGRPGGLARLTLTDEDRQMRDQFVNWCKQAKLEVEVDELGSIFACRPGREPDLPPVLVGSHLDTQINGGRYDGIAGVLAGLELCRTLDELDQQTKRSIVVVNWTNEEGARFSPPMAASGGFVGRYERDWIYGLADDEGKTFGDELERIGYRGTRKATGHAVDAYFELHIEQGPLLHAENKQVGIVCGGYPSHGMRVGFAGQTAHTGPTPMDLRHNALVAAARWATAVDDIGWDFAVHDGKATAARLVAWPNKAGILSETSEAVCDVRHPDAITARVMAEKMRRAAFEAGARAGCEVTIHDEWQWGGDIFDDTLVDSLRKQAQRLDYDWRDIQSQAGHDAYFLAMKYPTAMVFTPCKNGITHNNHEHCEPHDFEPGLNILLHAVVERADR; from the coding sequence ATGGGTGTGAATGCACAAGCACGCGTTGATCTTGATAGGTTCTGGGACACGATCCAGACCTCTGCCCGGATCGGCGTGGGGCGGCCGGGTGGTCTGGCACGGCTCACGCTGACGGACGAGGATCGCCAGATGCGCGATCAGTTTGTGAACTGGTGCAAGCAGGCGAAGCTGGAAGTGGAAGTTGACGAGCTTGGCTCGATATTCGCCTGCCGGCCGGGCCGTGAGCCGGATCTGCCGCCTGTCCTTGTCGGCAGTCATCTCGACACGCAGATCAATGGCGGGCGCTATGACGGCATTGCCGGTGTTCTGGCTGGTCTGGAACTCTGCCGCACCCTTGATGAGCTTGACCAACAGACAAAGCGTTCAATTGTCGTCGTGAACTGGACGAACGAGGAAGGTGCGCGTTTCTCCCCACCCATGGCGGCCTCGGGCGGCTTTGTCGGTCGCTATGAGCGCGACTGGATCTACGGACTTGCAGATGACGAGGGCAAGACCTTCGGCGATGAGCTGGAGCGGATCGGCTATCGCGGAACACGCAAGGCGACCGGCCACGCGGTGGACGCCTATTTCGAGCTCCACATCGAGCAGGGGCCGCTCCTGCATGCCGAGAACAAGCAGGTCGGCATCGTGTGTGGCGGTTACCCCAGCCACGGCATGCGGGTTGGCTTTGCCGGCCAAACCGCACATACGGGACCAACCCCGATGGATCTGCGGCACAATGCACTGGTGGCGGCGGCGCGCTGGGCAACGGCGGTTGACGACATTGGCTGGGACTTCGCCGTCCATGACGGCAAGGCCACTGCCGCGCGTCTAGTGGCTTGGCCCAACAAGGCCGGTATCCTCTCGGAAACCTCAGAGGCCGTTTGCGATGTTCGCCATCCCGACGCGATCACCGCTCGGGTAATGGCGGAGAAGATGCGCCGTGCGGCCTTCGAGGCGGGTGCGCGTGCCGGTTGCGAGGTGACCATTCACGATGAATGGCAGTGGGGCGGCGATATCTTCGACGACACACTGGTCGACAGCCTGCGAAAGCAGGCGCAACGCCTTGACTATGACTGGCGGGACATCCAGTCGCAGGCGGGCCACGATGCCTACTTCTTGGCGATGAAATATCCGACCGCCATGGTCTTCACTCCCTGCAAGAACGGCATCACGCACAACAATCACGAGCATTGCGAGCCGCACGATTTCGAACCCGGCCTGAACATACTGCTTCATGCCGTCGTCGAACGCGCGGATCGCTAG
- a CDS encoding TRAP transporter large permease has translation MTDPQVAVAMLGIFIFIILLGFPIAFTLMAMGIIFGYYAYFDADRMWMPYTRALQQDADTFTLIQNYIGGFFNNRVFDLFVNQTYSVMANDVLTAVPLFLFMGYVVERANIVDRLFQTLSVTTRRLPGSMAVAALITCALFATATGIVGAVVTLMGLLAFPAMLKARYDTSLAAGVICAGGTLGILIPPSIMLIVYAATSGVSIVRLYAGALLPGFLLAGMYLVYVVVRAMLQPQLAPKPEKLGDDVTAFQVVWMLLTSFFPLAFLIVAVLGAILFGFATPSEAAAIGALGGLLLAMAYRALTWKRLQESVYLTVKTTAMVCWLFVGSWVFASVFSYLGGEHLVSEFVQGLDLTPLQFLLLAQLIIFLLGWPLEWSEIIIIFVPIFLPLLPMFDIDPLFFGILIALNLQTSFLTPPMAMSAYYLKGIAPPHVRLTQIFAGSLPYVGMVFLAMIILYNVPAIIYYLPQLVYGR, from the coding sequence ATGACTGATCCCCAAGTCGCCGTGGCGATGCTCGGCATCTTCATCTTTATCATTCTTCTCGGTTTCCCGATTGCCTTTACTCTGATGGCGATGGGGATCATCTTCGGCTACTACGCCTATTTCGATGCCGACCGCATGTGGATGCCCTACACGCGTGCGCTCCAGCAGGACGCCGACACTTTTACGCTGATCCAGAACTATATCGGCGGCTTCTTCAACAACCGGGTCTTCGATCTTTTCGTCAACCAGACCTATTCGGTCATGGCCAACGATGTCCTGACCGCCGTGCCGCTGTTCCTGTTCATGGGCTATGTGGTGGAGCGGGCGAATATCGTCGACCGCCTGTTCCAGACACTGAGTGTCACCACCCGCAGATTGCCAGGCTCCATGGCCGTGGCGGCGCTTATCACCTGCGCGCTCTTTGCGACGGCGACGGGTATCGTGGGCGCGGTCGTCACGCTCATGGGGCTGCTCGCCTTCCCTGCAATGCTGAAAGCGCGTTACGACACCTCGCTTGCAGCGGGCGTCATATGCGCCGGCGGCACGCTCGGCATTCTCATTCCGCCCTCGATCATGCTGATCGTCTATGCCGCGACCTCCGGCGTTTCCATCGTGCGCCTTTATGCAGGTGCATTGCTGCCGGGCTTTCTGTTGGCAGGCATGTACCTAGTCTATGTCGTCGTACGCGCCATGCTGCAGCCGCAACTCGCGCCAAAGCCGGAAAAGCTTGGAGACGACGTGACGGCCTTCCAGGTCGTCTGGATGCTCCTGACATCCTTCTTCCCGCTCGCATTCCTGATCGTCGCGGTGTTAGGTGCAATCCTGTTCGGCTTCGCCACCCCGTCGGAAGCCGCTGCAATCGGCGCGCTGGGCGGCCTGCTGCTCGCTATGGCCTATCGTGCGCTGACATGGAAGCGCCTGCAGGAATCCGTCTATCTGACGGTGAAGACGACCGCGATGGTCTGCTGGCTCTTTGTCGGCTCCTGGGTATTCGCTTCGGTGTTTTCCTATCTCGGCGGCGAGCATCTGGTCAGCGAATTCGTGCAGGGGCTCGACCTGACACCGCTGCAGTTCCTGCTGCTCGCCCAGCTCATCATCTTCCTGCTTGGCTGGCCGCTGGAATGGTCGGAGATCATCATCATCTTCGTGCCGATCTTCCTGCCGCTTCTGCCGATGTTCGACATCGACCCGCTGTTTTTCGGCATCCTGATCGCGCTCAACCTGCAGACCTCGTTCCTGACGCCGCCCATGGCCATGTCAGCCTACTACCTGAAGGGCATCGCACCGCCTCATGTGCGCCTGACGCAGATCTTCGCAGGCTCGCTGCCATATGTCGGCATGGTCTTCCTTGCGATGATCATCCTCTACAACGTGCCGGCGATCATCTACTATCTGCCGCAGCTCGTTTACGGACGATGA
- a CDS encoding TRAP transporter small permease subunit, which produces MQRYIHFADTVSAWFGKAFAWCVVLMTLAVSYEVVVRYAFRAPTVWAFDLTYILYGTLFMMAGAYTLSRDGHVRGDFLYRLWSERTQAKVELVLYFLFFFPGVLALIFAGWKYASRSWRYLEVSNMSPANVPIYQFKTIIIAAGILLVIQGIAQVFRCIITIRTGEWPPHAQDVQELEEILQKEGAEALRHGSEAVDIVEPKEPRR; this is translated from the coding sequence ATGCAGCGCTATATTCATTTCGCCGACACCGTCTCCGCATGGTTCGGCAAGGCCTTTGCCTGGTGCGTGGTCCTGATGACACTGGCCGTCAGCTACGAGGTCGTTGTCCGCTACGCGTTCCGCGCGCCAACGGTCTGGGCCTTTGATCTCACCTACATCCTGTATGGAACGCTGTTCATGATGGCCGGCGCCTATACATTGTCGCGTGACGGACATGTGCGCGGTGACTTTCTCTACCGGCTCTGGTCGGAACGCACGCAGGCCAAGGTGGAGCTGGTACTCTACTTCCTGTTCTTCTTTCCCGGTGTCCTGGCGTTGATATTCGCAGGCTGGAAATATGCCAGCCGCTCATGGCGCTATCTGGAAGTCTCGAATATGAGCCCGGCCAATGTGCCGATCTACCAGTTCAAGACGATCATCATCGCGGCCGGTATCCTGCTCGTCATACAGGGCATCGCGCAGGTCTTCCGCTGCATCATCACCATCCGCACTGGCGAATGGCCGCCTCATGCACAGGACGTGCAGGAGCTTGAGGAAATCCTTCAGAAGGAAGGTGCGGAAGCGCTGCGACACGGTAGCGAAGCTGTCGACATTGTTGAGCCCAAGGAGCCGCGTCGATGA
- a CDS encoding TRAP transporter substrate-binding protein: protein MTEKSYSRRKFLGTATTAAGAAAAGSLAAPAVLAQAPITLKMQSAWPASDVFQDMAKQYVERVDAMSGGRLKIDLLPAGAVVGAFQVQDACHDGILDAAHDVPVYWYGKHKAASLFGTGPVFGADATQMIAWMYHGGGYDLYRELTQDILGLNVVGFFAFGMPAQPFGWFKEPIESADQLQGLKYRTVGLAADLFQSMGASVAQLPGGEIVPAMERGVIDAFEFNNPTSDKRFGAQDVAKNYMLSSYHQASESFEFIFNRDRYESLEPDLQAILKYAVEATHLANTALAMDQYSADLKTLQEESGVNVQRTPEDVLKVQLDAWDKILPDLMQDEFFAKVVDSQKAWCERVVYYTLMNAPDYKLAYNHYFPGKIDF from the coding sequence ATGACAGAGAAATCCTATTCACGCCGTAAGTTCCTCGGCACGGCCACCACGGCGGCTGGTGCAGCGGCAGCTGGATCATTGGCGGCACCCGCCGTATTGGCTCAGGCCCCCATCACCTTGAAGATGCAGTCGGCTTGGCCGGCGTCCGATGTCTTCCAGGACATGGCCAAGCAATATGTCGAACGCGTTGACGCCATGTCCGGCGGACGCCTGAAGATCGATCTTCTGCCTGCAGGCGCGGTCGTGGGTGCCTTCCAGGTGCAGGATGCCTGCCATGACGGCATTCTCGATGCCGCTCATGATGTTCCGGTCTATTGGTACGGCAAGCACAAGGCCGCATCGCTGTTCGGCACCGGCCCTGTCTTCGGTGCTGACGCTACGCAGATGATTGCCTGGATGTATCATGGCGGCGGCTATGACCTTTATCGCGAACTTACCCAGGACATTCTGGGTCTCAACGTTGTCGGCTTCTTCGCCTTCGGCATGCCGGCCCAGCCCTTTGGCTGGTTCAAGGAACCGATTGAAAGTGCCGATCAGCTTCAGGGCCTGAAATACCGCACGGTTGGTCTGGCGGCCGATCTTTTCCAGTCCATGGGCGCAAGTGTCGCCCAGCTTCCCGGCGGCGAGATCGTGCCCGCGATGGAGCGCGGCGTCATCGATGCCTTCGAGTTCAACAACCCGACCTCGGACAAACGCTTCGGCGCACAGGATGTGGCGAAGAACTACATGTTGTCCTCCTACCACCAGGCGAGCGAGAGCTTCGAGTTCATCTTCAACCGCGACCGTTATGAGAGCCTTGAACCCGACCTCCAGGCCATCCTCAAATATGCCGTTGAAGCCACGCATCTGGCCAATACCGCACTCGCGATGGACCAGTATTCCGCCGATCTGAAGACGCTGCAGGAAGAGTCGGGTGTCAATGTCCAGCGCACGCCGGAGGATGTGCTCAAGGTTCAGCTTGATGCCTGGGACAAGATCCTGCCCGACCTCATGCAGGATGAATTCTTCGCCAAGGTCGTGGACAGCCAGAAGGCTTGGTGCGAGCGCGTGGTCTACTACACGCTCATGAATGCGCCGGACTACAAGCTGGCTTACAACCACTACTTCCCGGGCAAGATCGACTTCTAG
- a CDS encoding LysE family translocator: protein MNFIPDSATIIQFAIATFILSITPGPDMTLFVGRALSQGRAAGFACMFGAMSGIVIHTALVALGLSALIVASPEAFFALKIFGAGYLLWLAFQAIRHGSAFKPEAEGKAERSLFKNWATGLGINLLNPKIILFFMTFLPQFVSASDPHAPGKLFFLGLMFIPLALPVTAPMVLAADGFSRLLRKSPRIARIIDWLFAGVFSAFALKILTAQAR, encoded by the coding sequence ATGAACTTTATTCCCGATAGCGCGACCATCATCCAGTTCGCCATCGCCACCTTCATCTTGTCGATTACGCCAGGACCCGACATGACGCTGTTTGTCGGGCGTGCGCTTTCGCAGGGACGCGCTGCCGGATTTGCCTGCATGTTTGGCGCAATGTCCGGGATTGTCATCCACACGGCACTGGTGGCGCTGGGGCTTTCCGCCCTGATTGTCGCGTCGCCAGAGGCATTCTTCGCGCTGAAGATCTTTGGTGCGGGTTATCTGCTTTGGCTGGCCTTTCAGGCCATCCGCCACGGCTCCGCCTTCAAGCCCGAAGCCGAAGGGAAAGCGGAACGCTCACTCTTCAAGAACTGGGCGACTGGGCTTGGCATCAACCTGCTCAACCCGAAGATCATCCTGTTTTTCATGACCTTCCTGCCGCAGTTCGTCTCGGCCAGTGATCCGCATGCTCCGGGCAAGCTCTTCTTCCTTGGCCTGATGTTCATACCGCTGGCGCTGCCGGTGACAGCACCCATGGTGCTGGCAGCCGATGGCTTTTCCAGGCTGTTACGCAAAAGCCCGCGGATCGCGCGCATCATCGACTGGCTGTTCGCCGGTGTCTTCTCGGCTTTTGCGCTGAAGATACTGACCGCACAGGCGCGATAA